The following proteins come from a genomic window of Nostoc sp. ATCC 53789:
- a CDS encoding cupin-like domain-containing protein yields the protein MQLPLSFYEISEFIFLTVALTVFTRLIIYLLKRTWRKQKCKLVWTPIDVVERRTNLLYDEFIKEYASVGKPVIITDVMQDWKASKKWNLDFFKLKYGKVECAIKQDDVEIHSLMTIAEYIDYMISGNSNKRLYLANWVVSCYPELLDDYREPIYFPNWLQRLPRNLLIKYECDNPEIFIGHKNTSVGLHKDPDNFSAWLGLISGRKRIVLFTPDQKDVLYDGKVDIFNPDLKKYPLYAKANPVEVILEPGEILYIPSQWWHHVNNLENSIGVGNIFINEFNSELVFQSFVEGNPIKGHLLPLVLEFPWLGKALFSLGLI from the coding sequence ATGCAATTACCACTTTCTTTTTACGAAATTAGTGAATTCATTTTTTTGACAGTTGCTTTAACTGTTTTTACGCGCTTAATTATTTATCTATTAAAAAGAACATGGCGAAAGCAAAAATGTAAATTAGTCTGGACACCAATTGATGTTGTCGAACGTCGTACCAACCTCTTATATGATGAGTTTATTAAAGAGTATGCATCTGTGGGTAAACCTGTAATTATTACTGATGTCATGCAAGACTGGAAAGCATCAAAAAAGTGGAATTTAGATTTTTTTAAGTTGAAATATGGAAAAGTTGAATGCGCTATTAAACAAGATGATGTTGAGATTCATAGTTTAATGACTATTGCTGAATACATTGATTATATGATTTCTGGTAATAGCAACAAGCGTCTGTATCTAGCAAATTGGGTGGTTTCTTGTTATCCTGAGCTTTTAGATGACTACCGAGAGCCAATTTACTTTCCCAATTGGTTACAAAGACTGCCAAGAAATCTTCTCATAAAATATGAATGTGACAACCCGGAAATATTTATAGGTCATAAAAATACATCAGTAGGTCTTCATAAAGATCCAGATAATTTCTCTGCGTGGTTAGGCTTAATTTCTGGGCGAAAGCGAATTGTCTTATTCACACCAGATCAAAAAGATGTTCTATACGATGGTAAAGTAGATATCTTTAACCCAGATTTAAAAAAGTATCCACTGTACGCTAAAGCAAATCCAGTAGAAGTCATACTAGAGCCAGGAGAAATTTTATATATCCCATCTCAGTGGTGGCATCATGTAAACAATCTGGAAAATAGCATTGGCGTTGGCAACATATTTATCAATGAATTTAATTCAGAATTAGTCTTTCAATCTTTTGTTGAAGGGAATCCAATAAAAGGTCATTTATTACCATTAGTTTTAGAGTTTCCCTGGTTAGGAAAAGCTTTATTTTCTCTAGGGCTAATCTAA
- a CDS encoding TauD/TfdA family dioxygenase, which produces MTKMESLGYVRRKAVNISTEELIKTEFLQSGSNFPLVIKPSVKGVNLENWANNNQEYLKSELLKYGAVLFRDFKVNSIEEFEQIIAAICGEAMEYRYRASPRTQVAGRIYTSTDYPADQSIFPHNEHAYSPTFPLKIFFFCMSPAQEGGETPIGSCRKVFERIDPTIRDRFIEKQVMYMRNFGNGFGLPWQTVFQTTDKIKVEEYCKNNGIEVEWKADNRLRTRQVGPAILKHPQTGEMVWFNHATFFHVSTLEPTIRESLLKNLPEEDLPTNTYYGDGSAIEPSVLASLRTAYQEEMVTFSWQKGDVLMLDNMLSIHARNPFMPPRKILVGMAEPYTPDFSRIV; this is translated from the coding sequence ATGACGAAAATGGAATCTCTAGGATATGTAAGACGGAAAGCTGTTAATATATCTACAGAAGAATTAATCAAAACTGAATTTCTTCAGTCAGGCTCTAACTTTCCTTTGGTGATTAAGCCTAGTGTGAAGGGTGTAAATCTAGAAAACTGGGCTAATAATAATCAAGAATATTTGAAATCTGAATTATTAAAATATGGAGCGGTACTTTTTCGTGATTTCAAAGTTAATTCTATAGAAGAATTTGAGCAAATTATCGCAGCGATTTGTGGAGAAGCGATGGAATATCGGTATCGGGCATCTCCACGAACTCAAGTAGCTGGGAGAATTTATACTTCAACTGACTACCCTGCCGATCAAAGTATTTTTCCTCACAACGAACACGCCTACTCGCCTACCTTTCCGTTGAAAATCTTCTTTTTTTGTATGAGTCCAGCGCAAGAGGGAGGGGAAACCCCAATTGGTAGCTGTCGAAAGGTTTTTGAGCGAATTGATCCAACTATCCGCGATCGCTTCATTGAAAAGCAAGTTATGTATATGCGTAACTTTGGTAATGGATTTGGTCTTCCTTGGCAAACTGTATTTCAAACAACAGACAAAATTAAAGTAGAAGAGTATTGCAAAAATAATGGAATTGAGGTTGAATGGAAAGCAGATAATCGTTTAAGAACTCGACAAGTTGGACCAGCCATTCTCAAACATCCTCAAACAGGTGAAATGGTCTGGTTTAATCACGCAACTTTTTTTCACGTTTCCACATTGGAACCAACGATACGCGAATCGTTATTGAAAAATTTGCCAGAAGAAGATTTACCAACTAACACATATTATGGAGATGGTTCTGCAATTGAACCATCAGTATTAGCTAGTTTGCGAACTGCCTATCAAGAAGAAATGGTCACTTTCTCTTGGCAGAAAGGAGATGTATTGATGCTGGATAATATGTTATCAATACATGCTCGCAATCCATTTATGCCTCCCAGAAAAATTTTAGTGGGAATGGCTGAACCTTATACCCCGGATTTCTCACGCATAGTGTAG
- a CDS encoding condensation domain-containing protein, with translation MSDLSQRIAGLSPEKLKLLAQRLQKKKESVFSQPQIVPQSRESNLFPLSFAQQRLWFIDQLQPGNSAYNISQPMRIVGSLNVAALEQSFNEVVRRHEVLRTTFIVVDGQPLQVIAPSFSFKLPVVDLQELSQEQKEAEVLRLASEEAQQPFDLTKVPLLRVTLLQLAASEYALLLTMHHIVADGWAIGVLIHEIATLYEAFSIGKPSPLSQLSIQYADFAVWQRQWLQGERLETQLAYWQRQLGGKLPVVEFPSERSRSPIQTFSGARETLVLPKTLSEKLKALNQRQGITLFMILLAAFQTLLHCYTDQEDIVVGTDIANRNQAETKELIGFFVNQLVLRTDLSGNPTFVELLERVREMTLEAYAHQDLPFDKLVDILNPKRELNRTPLFQVKIVLENTQTPSLELPGLTITSLKVENKTVQFDLLLELNETDQGLFGVWEYNTDLFHRDSIVSLSNNFATLLNKIATHPESKLSELKIVLNEVDKKQHLAREEAYKNTIGQKLINVKRRANNR, from the coding sequence ATGAGTGACCTTTCACAACGAATTGCTGGTCTTTCCCCAGAGAAACTTAAGCTTCTTGCACAACGCCTTCAGAAGAAAAAAGAAAGCGTATTTTCACAACCGCAAATAGTTCCTCAAAGTCGAGAGTCAAACTTATTCCCTCTATCTTTTGCCCAACAAAGGTTGTGGTTTATCGACCAATTACAACCTGGAAATAGTGCCTACAATATCTCTCAACCCATGCGTATTGTCGGATCGCTAAATGTGGCGGCACTAGAGCAAAGCTTTAACGAAGTTGTGAGACGGCACGAAGTTTTAAGAACTACATTCATAGTAGTTGATGGACAACCTCTGCAAGTCATTGCTCCCAGTTTCAGCTTCAAACTACCAGTAGTAGATTTACAAGAACTTTCTCAAGAGCAGAAAGAGGCTGAAGTTTTGAGATTGGCGAGTGAGGAAGCCCAACAGCCTTTTGACTTAACCAAAGTGCCTTTATTACGAGTTACTTTACTGCAACTAGCGGCATCAGAATATGCATTATTGTTGACTATGCATCATATTGTGGCTGATGGCTGGGCTATAGGTGTGCTGATTCACGAAATCGCAACTTTGTATGAAGCTTTCTCTATTGGCAAACCATCACCCCTCTCGCAACTATCCATCCAGTATGCAGACTTTGCTGTGTGGCAAAGACAGTGGTTACAGGGAGAGCGTTTAGAAACTCAACTTGCTTACTGGCAAAGGCAATTAGGCGGTAAACTACCTGTTGTAGAATTCCCTAGCGAGCGATCGCGATCGCCTATCCAGACTTTCTCAGGAGCTAGAGAAACTCTAGTTCTACCCAAAACTTTATCTGAGAAGCTAAAAGCTCTGAATCAGCGCCAAGGCATCACACTATTTATGATTCTGCTAGCGGCTTTCCAGACATTGCTGCACTGCTACACTGATCAAGAAGATATCGTTGTTGGTACTGATATTGCCAACCGCAATCAAGCCGAGACTAAAGAATTGATCGGGTTTTTTGTTAACCAGTTAGTCTTGCGTACAGATTTATCAGGAAATCCTACTTTTGTAGAGTTATTAGAACGAGTCCGCGAGATGACTTTGGAAGCTTATGCTCACCAAGATTTACCCTTCGACAAATTGGTAGATATTCTGAATCCAAAACGGGAGTTGAACCGTACACCATTATTTCAAGTCAAGATTGTTTTGGAAAATACCCAAACTCCATCTTTGGAGCTTCCAGGCTTAACTATCACATCTTTGAAAGTCGAAAACAAAACAGTGCAGTTTGACTTGCTGTTAGAGTTAAACGAAACAGATCAGGGACTATTTGGTGTATGGGAATATAACACTGACCTATTTCATAGGGACAGTATTGTTAGCTTATCGAATAATTTTGCAACGCTTTTAAATAAGATTGCCACTCATCCAGAAAGTAAACTAAGTGAATTAAAAATAGTTCTTAATGAAGTAGATAAGAAACAGCATCTTGCTAGAGAAGAAGCTTATAAAAATACCATCGGACAGAAATTAATCAACGTTAAACGTAGAGCAAATAACAGATAA
- a CDS encoding non-ribosomal peptide synthetase has product MQVVESIEGFRLSPQQEHLWLLQQIDQSWAYRSDCAILIEGNIDLNNLELALQDVVNRYEILRTNFICLPGMTIPVQVITDSKVILEKKSDITNLTPQEQEAKIELIFQEIKQQTFHFEQGLILHTSLVNISPEQHLLLISLPALCADRATFNCLVRELATSYLGKFDEKLSKEPLQYADFSEWQNQILEAEETKIGREYWQQQDFSTIDTFQLPFEKHLSEKQIFQPKLVNSIITPELVANIETLAKKHNTSVSTFYLTCWLILLQRLSGQSDIIVAREFNGRKYEELQEALGLFAKYLPIHCHLEDSFKFSQVLQQVHESVESIHKWQECFTWEQMPNILPFSPVIFDFTEEDARHYAGNILFSIFKLDSCTERFKIKLSCRREKDFLSTEFHYDCNLFSPQDIAGLAEQFHKLLESAVHEPEAAIGELEILSDRTLNQLLFGFNQTQADYPQNKCIHELFTEQVERTPNNIAVVFKNQELTYAELNARANQLAHYLKDLGVSAEVLVGICVERSLEMLVGILGILKAGGAYVPLDPHYPQERLSFMLEDTQVSVLLTQQHLLEGLPKHDTQTICLDTEWEAIAQQSQKNPLITISTENLAYIIYTSGSTGKPKGVAIAHRNLVHSTTARIDYYQQAVSNFLLLSSFAFDSSVAGIFWTLCCGGTLHLPEEGVQREVPKLIELISQNSVSHLLSLPSLYALILQQAKPENLNSLRAVIVAGESCLPELVQHHSQFQPEVSLFNEYGPTEATVWSSAYYCHTAETGRQISIGSPILNTQIYILDSHLHPVPIGIHGEIYISGEGLARGYLNQSAITSEKFIPHPFSKKPGVRLYKTGDLAKYLPDGNIEFLGRIDNQVKIRGFRIELGEIETALNKYSGVQETVVIAREDVPGKRLVAYVVPQPKSALTVNELRSFLKDKLPEFMIPSAVVVLKELPLSANGKVDRKALPAPEEVRSDLIGDFVPPRTSVEEMLTKIWADVLKIEKVSIYDNFFELGGHSLLTTQLLAKVKEAFNLDISLRSLLEKPTVAGLAENIDRVCQTEIDYPLLDLKAEVILDPTIVPENAVKFIPEPSAILLTGATGFLGLFLLAELLQQTQANIYCLVRYKNIEDAHKKLQTALESYGVWNEIWNYRIIPILGDLSKPLLGLKTENFQQLASIIDVIYHNGAWVHHIYPYSILKSTNVLGTQEILRLASQIKTKPVHFISSSGVVSSKTESGAKLVREQDSLNEKEFPSNGYCQTKWVAEKLVQTAIERGIPISIYRPSRISGHSKTGVFNSNDFLYKLIIGCVQLGSAPDIDIRENIVPVDYVSKAIVNLSKQKESLGKTFHLVHPQTLHSNTLIDHIRSLGYAIEQNSYEQWREKLLNVTQSSFEHPLYSLVPFFPARQAEEEDSNSEFLQLDNQNVINGLVGTSITCPPIDNQLLSVYFSYLIKQGLLDNKVCN; this is encoded by the coding sequence ATGCAAGTAGTAGAAAGTATCGAGGGGTTTAGACTTTCGCCTCAGCAAGAGCATTTATGGTTGTTACAACAAATTGATCAAAGTTGGGCTTATCGTAGCGATTGTGCAATTTTGATTGAAGGAAATATTGATCTCAATAATTTAGAATTGGCATTGCAAGATGTTGTCAATCGCTATGAGATCCTCCGCACCAATTTTATTTGTCTACCTGGAATGACTATTCCAGTACAGGTAATTACGGATAGCAAAGTTATTTTAGAGAAAAAATCTGATATTACTAATTTAACCCCTCAAGAACAAGAGGCGAAGATTGAGTTAATATTTCAGGAAATCAAACAACAAACTTTTCACTTTGAACAAGGTTTGATTTTACATACATCTTTAGTAAATATTTCACCAGAACAGCATTTATTGCTTATTAGTTTACCTGCTCTTTGTGCAGATAGAGCAACCTTTAATTGTCTAGTAAGAGAACTAGCTACTTCTTACTTAGGAAAATTCGATGAGAAATTATCTAAAGAACCACTTCAGTATGCAGATTTTTCAGAATGGCAAAATCAAATATTAGAAGCAGAAGAAACGAAAATAGGTAGAGAATATTGGCAACAGCAAGACTTCTCTACTATTGACACTTTCCAGCTTCCTTTTGAAAAGCATCTCTCTGAAAAACAGATATTTCAACCAAAATTAGTAAATTCAATCATTACCCCGGAACTGGTAGCTAATATCGAAACATTAGCTAAGAAGCATAATACTTCTGTTTCTACCTTTTATCTAACCTGTTGGTTGATTTTACTCCAGCGACTAAGTGGACAATCCGATATAATCGTCGCCAGAGAATTTAATGGCAGAAAATATGAGGAACTTCAAGAAGCATTAGGACTATTTGCTAAATATTTACCAATTCATTGTCATTTAGAAGATAGTTTCAAATTTAGTCAAGTTTTGCAGCAAGTTCATGAGTCTGTAGAATCTATCCACAAATGGCAAGAGTGTTTTACTTGGGAACAAATGCCAAATATTTTGCCTTTTTCTCCTGTAATTTTTGATTTTACAGAAGAAGATGCAAGGCATTATGCAGGTAATATATTATTTTCTATTTTCAAGCTTGATAGCTGTACTGAGCGTTTCAAAATTAAGCTTTCTTGTAGACGCGAAAAGGATTTTTTAAGTACAGAATTTCATTATGACTGTAATCTATTTTCTCCACAGGATATTGCAGGGTTAGCAGAGCAATTTCACAAGCTACTAGAAAGTGCAGTACATGAGCCAGAAGCTGCAATTGGTGAATTAGAAATTTTAAGCGATCGCACACTCAATCAACTTCTCTTTGGGTTCAATCAAACTCAGGCGGATTACCCACAAAATAAGTGCATTCACGAGTTATTTACAGAGCAGGTAGAACGCACTCCCAACAATATTGCTGTAGTATTTAAGAATCAGGAACTAACTTATGCTGAACTTAATGCGCGTGCAAATCAATTAGCTCATTATCTAAAAGATTTGGGGGTAAGTGCAGAAGTATTAGTGGGAATTTGTGTAGAGCGTTCTTTAGAAATGCTTGTAGGTATTTTAGGCATTCTTAAAGCTGGTGGTGCTTATGTTCCCCTCGATCCGCACTATCCCCAAGAGCGCTTAAGCTTCATGCTAGAAGATACTCAGGTATCTGTATTATTGACACAGCAGCATTTACTAGAAGGCTTACCTAAGCACGATACACAGACAATTTGCTTAGACACAGAATGGGAAGCAATCGCACAACAGAGTCAGAAAAACCCCCTGATAACTATATCTACTGAAAACTTAGCTTATATAATTTATACTTCTGGCTCTACTGGAAAACCGAAAGGAGTTGCGATCGCACATCGTAACTTAGTACATTCCACAACTGCACGTATTGACTACTATCAACAAGCTGTGAGTAACTTTTTGCTACTCTCATCCTTTGCTTTTGATAGCTCTGTTGCAGGTATTTTCTGGACACTTTGTTGTGGCGGAACTCTACACTTACCAGAAGAAGGTGTACAACGAGAAGTACCTAAACTTATAGAATTAATTTCCCAAAATAGTGTTTCCCATTTATTAAGCCTTCCTTCTCTATATGCTTTAATTTTGCAACAAGCAAAACCAGAAAATTTAAATTCTCTTCGTGCTGTCATAGTTGCAGGTGAATCTTGTCTACCAGAATTGGTACAACATCATTCTCAGTTTCAGCCGGAAGTATCTTTATTTAACGAGTACGGGCCGACAGAAGCAACCGTTTGGAGTAGCGCATATTATTGTCATACCGCAGAAACAGGAAGGCAAATATCTATTGGTTCTCCCATACTCAATACACAAATATATATACTGGACTCTCATTTACATCCAGTTCCTATTGGTATTCATGGCGAAATTTATATTAGCGGTGAAGGTTTAGCTAGAGGTTATTTAAACCAATCTGCAATTACATCTGAGAAATTTATTCCCCATCCCTTTAGTAAAAAACCGGGAGTGCGTTTATATAAAACTGGCGATTTAGCAAAATATCTCCCTGATGGCAATATTGAGTTTCTGGGACGTATTGATAACCAAGTAAAAATTCGTGGCTTCCGAATTGAGTTAGGTGAGATTGAGACAGCACTGAATAAGTATTCTGGAGTGCAAGAAACAGTAGTTATTGCTCGTGAAGATGTACCAGGAAAACGATTAGTTGCTTATGTAGTTCCTCAGCCAAAATCAGCCCTTACAGTTAATGAACTACGCAGCTTTTTAAAAGATAAATTACCTGAATTCATGATACCATCGGCTGTAGTGGTGCTAAAAGAATTACCTCTAAGTGCCAATGGTAAAGTTGATAGAAAGGCACTACCCGCACCAGAGGAAGTTAGATCGGATTTGATAGGAGATTTTGTTCCTCCTCGCACCTCTGTAGAAGAAATGCTAACTAAAATCTGGGCTGATGTCTTAAAAATTGAGAAAGTCAGTATTTACGACAACTTCTTTGAATTGGGTGGACATTCTTTATTAACAACTCAACTACTTGCCAAAGTTAAAGAAGCTTTTAACTTGGATATCTCTTTACGCAGTTTGTTAGAGAAACCCACCGTAGCGGGTTTAGCAGAAAATATTGATCGAGTTTGTCAAACAGAAATTGATTACCCACTTTTGGATCTAAAAGCTGAAGTCATTTTAGATCCAACAATTGTTCCTGAAAATGCCGTTAAGTTTATTCCTGAACCTAGTGCTATTCTATTGACTGGAGCAACGGGCTTTTTAGGATTATTCTTACTAGCTGAACTTCTCCAACAAACCCAAGCAAATATTTATTGCTTAGTTCGTTATAAAAATATTGAGGATGCCCATAAAAAACTGCAAACTGCTCTGGAATCTTATGGAGTTTGGAATGAAATTTGGAATTACAGAATCATTCCTATTCTTGGGGATTTATCAAAGCCACTTTTGGGTTTAAAAACTGAAAATTTCCAACAATTGGCAAGTATTATTGATGTTATCTACCATAATGGGGCTTGGGTACATCATATTTATCCCTACTCTATTCTCAAATCTACAAACGTACTGGGTACACAAGAAATTTTGAGATTAGCTAGTCAAATAAAAACTAAACCAGTACATTTTATTTCTAGCTCTGGTGTTGTATCTTCCAAAACTGAATCTGGAGCAAAATTAGTCAGAGAACAAGATAGCCTAAATGAAAAGGAATTTCCTAGTAATGGATATTGTCAAACTAAATGGGTAGCTGAAAAGTTAGTACAAACGGCGATTGAAAGAGGAATTCCTATCTCTATTTACAGACCATCACGTATATCTGGACATAGCAAAACGGGGGTCTTTAATAGTAATGATTTTCTGTACAAACTGATAATAGGTTGTGTGCAATTGGGAAGTGCGCCAGATATAGACATTCGAGAGAATATAGTTCCTGTAGATTATGTCAGCAAAGCAATAGTTAATTTATCAAAACAGAAGGAATCTTTAGGGAAAACTTTTCACTTAGTGCATCCTCAAACTCTCCACTCAAATACACTTATCGACCATATTCGCTCATTGGGTTATGCAATTGAACAAAATTCTTATGAGCAATGGCGAGAGAAATTACTCAATGTGACTCAAAGCTCCTTTGAACATCCTTTATATTCATTAGTACCATTTTTTCCAGCAAGACAAGCTGAAGAAGAAGATTCAAACTCAGAATTTTTACAGCTTGATAATCAAAATGTCATCAATGGATTAGTAGGTACTTCCATTACTTGTCCTCCAATAGACAATCAATTACTCAGCGTTTATTTTTCCTATCTGATTAAGCAGGGGCTTTTGGATAATAAAGTTTGTAACTGA
- a CDS encoding aspartyl/asparaginyl beta-hydroxylase domain-containing protein encodes MLQQNTTEFKFLFGFLEFLKFLYPKGNIHHVEDSLKSYLEMTQRDLNLNQPMGKFIYSGITHKPWYESHENAVLSLISKTLEKNFDQIESEWLGYLSSDYKIIPKYKPSEIFGESLKNQDEDWQYYLIWRQGKFTKAATSLFPNTVKIISELNPFLYSFGEVVFINMKPGVILPPHIDDINISLTCHFGIQVPEKCGIKVGGETRSWNRGKTLFFDNSFEHGAWNKSQENRVVLLLDLYHPELTKIEKFLLKFILKYFNKSEFHGIKNSEYQKLLLDNLISRSSRNHMAK; translated from the coding sequence ATGCTTCAACAAAACACTACAGAGTTTAAGTTTTTGTTTGGCTTTCTTGAATTCTTAAAATTTTTATATCCAAAAGGAAATATTCATCATGTTGAAGACTCACTAAAGTCTTATCTAGAGATGACACAAAGAGATTTGAACCTTAACCAGCCAATGGGGAAATTCATATATTCTGGTATTACTCACAAGCCTTGGTATGAATCTCATGAAAATGCTGTTTTGAGCCTCATCTCTAAAACCCTAGAAAAAAACTTTGATCAGATAGAAAGTGAGTGGTTAGGCTATTTATCCTCTGATTATAAAATTATTCCTAAGTACAAGCCAAGTGAAATTTTTGGTGAATCACTAAAGAATCAAGATGAAGACTGGCAATATTACTTAATTTGGAGACAAGGTAAATTTACCAAAGCAGCTACATCCCTTTTCCCAAATACAGTCAAGATTATCTCAGAGCTAAATCCTTTCTTATATTCTTTTGGTGAGGTGGTATTTATTAACATGAAACCTGGAGTCATTTTACCACCACATATTGATGATATTAATATCTCTTTAACATGTCACTTTGGTATCCAAGTTCCAGAAAAGTGTGGTATTAAGGTTGGAGGTGAAACACGTAGTTGGAACCGAGGAAAAACTTTGTTTTTTGATAACAGTTTTGAACATGGAGCTTGGAATAAAAGCCAGGAAAATCGAGTTGTTTTGTTATTAGATTTGTACCATCCAGAACTGACAAAAATCGAGAAATTTCTCTTAAAATTTATTCTTAAATACTTTAATAAAAGTGAGTTTCATGGAATAAAAAATTCGGAGTACCAAAAACTATTACTGGATAACTTAATTAGTCGTAGCAGCAGGAATCACATGGCTAAATAA